The following DNA comes from Flavisolibacter ginsenosidimutans.
CTCCTCATTACGATGACGGGCTTTATTACCGGTGTTGTATTTACCAAACAGTCGCGGCCCTCGCTGGCCGAATTTGGTGCACAGTCATGGTTGCCTTCGCTTGTTGCCATTGCCGTCATTAAATCGTTGGCGCCGCTTGTAACCGCCTTGATTTGCGCAGGTAAAGTGGGTTCGGGTATTGGCGCGGAATTGGGTTCCATGCGGGTTACCGAGCAGATAGATGCGATGGAAGTGTCGGCCGTAAATCCCTTCAAGTTTTTGGTGAACACCCGCATTGGCGCGGCCACGCTGATGTTACCAATGCTTATGCTGTATGCGGCTTTCATTTCAATGATGGGTTCTTATCTTGACATTTCGTTAAACGAACAAACGAGCTTCACCACTTTCGTAGAGCAGGCCTTTTCAAAAATTACCTTTCTTGATTTTGCCTCGTCCATCATTCGTTCGCTGGTGTTTGGTTTTACCATTGGTACCGTAGGTTGTTACAAAGGCTATAACACGTCGGGTGGTACGCAAGGCGTGGGCCGTGCGGCCAATGCGGCGGTGGTGACCTCGATGTTTTTAATTTTTATCGAAGAGATGTTGATTCTGCAAATCATAAATTATTTCCGGTAGGCCATGAGCGAAGCAGAAGAAAAGAAAAGAAAGGAAGCCGTCATCGTCATTCGGGATTTGTACAAATCCTTTGGCGATAACCACGTGCTGCGCGGCGTGGATCTGGATTTGTTTCACGGTGAGAATTTAGTCGTACTGGGTAAATCGGGAACGGGCAAGTCGGTGCTCATCAAAATCATTTCAGGTTTGCTGAAACCCGACAAAGGAATGGTAAATGTATTGGGGCAACAAGTGACTTTGCTAAGCGAAAAAGAAATGAACGAGCTTCGGTTGAAGATTGGTTTTTCGTTTCAGAACAGTGCTTTGTACGACAGCATGACGGTGCGGGAAAACCTTGCCTTTCCGCTGGTGCGGCACAACCGTCACCTGACAAGAAGAGAAGTGGAAAGAGCGATTGATGCAGTGCTGGATGCCGTTGGCTTGCTGAAAGCAAAACGCCAGATGCCGGCAGAATTATCGGGTGGCCAAAAGAAGCGGATTGGTGTGGCGAGAACCCTGATTCTTCAACCGGAAATTATGTTGTACGATGAGCCTACGGCGGGTCTTGACCCCATCACGAGCCAAGACATCAACGAACTGATTAACGAAGTGAATGCGAAGTATCATACCAGTTCTATCATCATCACGCACGATTTAACCTGTGCCAAAAACACCGGCGACCGCGTGGCTATGCTGCTGGATGGAAAGTTTGTGCGGCAGGGAACCTTTGACGAAGTGTTTAGCACGAACGACGAACGGATCAAGAGTTTTTACGACTATAACTTTATTCAATAAATGGAACAGAAAAGTAAACGGGCGGTCATTGTCGGCGCTTTTGTTTTCATTGCCCTGGTAATTTTTGTGTTGGGTGTAATGACGCTGGGCGGACAAAAAAGTTTGTTCAACAAAGGCGCCACCATCTACGCATATTTCGATGAAGTAAACGGCCTGGCTACAGGAAACAACGTTTGGTTTGCCGGCGTGAAAATCGGCACGGTGCAAGACATCAGTTTTGACAAGAGCGG
Coding sequences within:
- a CDS encoding MlaE family ABC transporter permease; protein product: MAGKQRRNHLLTRRIDRFFLIFSDVVRFIGRFFREVFRRPLEWNEFIKQAYEIGYRSLLLITMTGFITGVVFTKQSRPSLAEFGAQSWLPSLVAIAVIKSLAPLVTALICAGKVGSGIGAELGSMRVTEQIDAMEVSAVNPFKFLVNTRIGAATLMLPMLMLYAAFISMMGSYLDISLNEQTSFTTFVEQAFSKITFLDFASSIIRSLVFGFTIGTVGCYKGYNTSGGTQGVGRAANAAVVTSMFLIFIEEMLILQIINYFR
- a CDS encoding ABC transporter ATP-binding protein, which gives rise to MSEAEEKKRKEAVIVIRDLYKSFGDNHVLRGVDLDLFHGENLVVLGKSGTGKSVLIKIISGLLKPDKGMVNVLGQQVTLLSEKEMNELRLKIGFSFQNSALYDSMTVRENLAFPLVRHNRHLTRREVERAIDAVLDAVGLLKAKRQMPAELSGGQKKRIGVARTLILQPEIMLYDEPTAGLDPITSQDINELINEVNAKYHTSSIIITHDLTCAKNTGDRVAMLLDGKFVRQGTFDEVFSTNDERIKSFYDYNFIQ